CCGGGCCGTCGGGGAATTCGATCTCGGGTTTGCTCGTCACGGCTCACACAGTAGTCGCTCACGCGCTGCTGACCGAGCGTTCTACCCGGCCGTCCGTACCGCGACGTTCCCGCGCGGTGACCGTCGACGTGGTGGCCGTCAACCGCACCCGGTCCGCGCGGAACAGGTCATAGGCGTACTCGAACGGCCGGTCGGCGGCGTCGCGAGTGATCCGGGTGATCGCCACCAGCGGCCTCCGGTGCGCGATGCCCAGCCAGTCGGCTTCGCGCGGGCTGGCGCTGACCACCTCGATGGTCTCGCTGGACGTCGCGGGCACCAGGCCGTACCGAACCGCGAACAACTCGTACAGCGAGCCGCCGAGTGGCTGCTCCAGCAGATCGACGGCGTGCTCGGCGACGAAGCACGAGAAGTCCACCGATAGCGGCACCCCGTCGGCGAAGCGCAGCCGCCGGATCGCGAAAACATCCTCGCCGGGCGTGATTTCCAGCGCGACGGCTTCCGCGGGAGTGGGCGGCCTACGGTCGGTGGCCAGCACCCGGGTCGCACTGGTGTGCCCGCCGCTCCGCAACCGCGCCGGCAGGCCGGCCAACTCTGCGGCGTTGCGTTCCACGACGTCGGCGCGCACGAACGTCCCCCCGTTGCGCCCGGTCCGCCGCTCCAGGACCCCGGCACGGCTCAACGGCAGCAGCGCGCTGCGCAGCGTGGAGCGGGACACCTCGAAGCGATCGGCCATCTCGCGTTCGGTGCCCAGCCGGGAGCCGGGCCGCAGAGTGCCCTGGGCGAGCATCGACAGGATGCGCCGCCGCACATCTTCGGCGATCGGGCCCCCATCCGACTCCTCCATCGGACTAGCCGTTCAGCGCATCCGGCGATTCGGGCAGAACCTGACCGCCGTCCACGGCGATCGCCTGACCGGTGATGTAACCGGCCTCCACGGTGGCCAGGAAGGCGGCCAGATGGCCGATATCCTCCGGCTTGCCCAAGGCCCCCGCCGGGATCGCCTTGGTCATTCCGGCGATGTAGTCCTCGCCCATGTCCGCCAGACCCTCGGTGAAGATGTTGCCCGGCAGGACGGCGTTGACAGTGATCCCGTGCGGCGCCAGTTCGATTGCGGCGGTGCGCATGAAACCGAGCTGCGCCGCCTTCGACGCCCCGTAGTGCGACCATCCCGGAAAACCGGTGATCGGACCGGTGATCGACGAC
This is a stretch of genomic DNA from Mycobacterium sp. ELW1. It encodes these proteins:
- a CDS encoding GntR family transcriptional regulator — encoded protein: MEESDGGPIAEDVRRRILSMLAQGTLRPGSRLGTEREMADRFEVSRSTLRSALLPLSRAGVLERRTGRNGGTFVRADVVERNAAELAGLPARLRSGGHTSATRVLATDRRPPTPAEAVALEITPGEDVFAIRRLRFADGVPLSVDFSCFVAEHAVDLLEQPLGGSLYELFAVRYGLVPATSSETIEVVSASPREADWLGIAHRRPLVAITRITRDAADRPFEYAYDLFRADRVRLTATTSTVTARERRGTDGRVERSVSSA